In the Flavisolibacter tropicus genome, one interval contains:
- a CDS encoding ATP-binding protein, which produces MGNHLKILGPKRVFLFFTLLRSLLVFGQNRAEEGLPFITNYTAKEYNSSPQNWAIVEDNRGVMYFGNTSCLLEYNGVKWRKIVFNTDAIVRSLGKDKNGTIYYGGYSDFGYLAPDSLGQPKMHSLLKFVPVAYRNFNDVWTVIATDEGVYFQSRERIFRFQKINEGGKESWKLRIWNSPQRFMYAFYFDNTYYVHQQGVGILKLVNDKLVFVQGSSFLGKERVQVMLPYTNKDQALKQYLFGAFNSGLYLYNGSSFTHFSTDADSLLFNNTLYKGITLRDGSYALSTAGRGIVILDKQGKKLQQLNREVGLQDESVYAVYTDKKGTLWMALDNGISRVEAASPFTQFTIQSGISTATINVNRFEGDLYIGTTNGLLKLNPNTAKFGQVKDIPANQVFALIPDSNKMLVSTDGLFSLENNKIHTIKESVAGDFLVSGLYISKKNRNILFAGLSGGMAVLKRNTSVSPSGKSAAWVYEGLVPGVTEDVWTFAESRDGSIWAGTQQGSIRLTNFTDNNGHLSLANIQVKKFGTADGLSEGSIYVSSIQGTVFFVSGKSVFRFNTDSQRFMVDTSFGKMGFGNDPNQYVVKTDYKERVWLNFGKETALATPKPGGGYLIEKTPFLPIADHVVANIFPEPNGIVWFATTDGLIRYNENLKKDYSEPFTTLLQNIIAEKQALALTLSSSQKKTLPYNQNSLRFDYAAPFFEQEKKTQYQTWLEGFEPGWSNWDNNTYKEYTNLPGGKYHFHVRAKNVYQNISQEAQYSFTIKFPWYQTWWAYLLYILVALSAIYLFTRYRTSKLRKQQIELERKVQERTREVQQQAEELTTVNQISQALASQINLDDLIKLVGEQMRQLFKANIVYLALLDKKSNTISFPYQYGEALQPMKLGEGITSKVLMSGQPILINKDVHEVAEQMGIRRVGIPAASYIGVPIPIGDEAIGVLSVQSTVQENRFSDKDVHLLSTIAAHVGTALRKAKLFEEVKQARQEADTARKAAEAANEAKSAFLSTVSHELRTPLTSVLGFAKIIKKRLEEKILPLVDSSDPKIDKTVHQVSDNLNVVITEGERLTNLINDVLDLAKIEAGKMEWNLEPIEISSVAERSIAATTSLFEQKKLVLEKQIQTDLPEIMGDRDKLIQVMVNLISNAVKFTPEGSVTCRVYRKDDEIVVDISDTGIGIASQDHAAVFEQFKQVGGDTLTDKPKGTGLGLPICKEIIEHHGGRIWLESEPGKGSTFSFALPIIKSDVKLLHFNDLVRRLNEQMKQSTLNRKGSKATILVVDDDESIRSLLRQELSDAGYIIEEATNGKEALSKVRANRPDLVILDIMMPEMNGFDVAAILKNDPFTMDIPILVLSIIQDKARGYRIGVDQYLTKPIDTTKLFDEVGHLLEQGKSKKKVMVVDEDKNAIHTLTDVLAAKGYHVVESDGKELIQKAIDAKPDIIILNALVSRKQEIVQSLRFEKGLENVLFIIYQPPK; this is translated from the coding sequence ATGGGGAATCACCTAAAAATACTAGGTCCAAAACGGGTTTTTCTATTTTTTACGCTACTTAGATCATTACTAGTTTTTGGACAAAACCGCGCAGAGGAAGGCCTTCCTTTCATTACAAATTATACCGCCAAAGAGTATAACTCTTCACCACAAAACTGGGCTATTGTAGAAGATAACCGAGGGGTCATGTATTTTGGGAATACATCTTGTCTTCTGGAATACAATGGTGTAAAATGGCGTAAAATAGTATTTAACACCGACGCTATTGTTAGGTCATTGGGTAAAGACAAAAACGGTACTATTTATTATGGTGGCTATAGCGATTTCGGATACCTTGCGCCCGATAGCCTGGGTCAACCCAAAATGCATTCGCTTTTAAAATTCGTGCCTGTAGCCTATCGCAATTTCAATGACGTATGGACTGTAATTGCCACAGATGAAGGAGTATACTTTCAGTCTCGTGAACGCATTTTCAGGTTTCAGAAAATAAATGAAGGTGGCAAGGAAAGCTGGAAATTAAGAATTTGGAATTCGCCCCAAAGATTCATGTACGCTTTCTACTTTGACAATACGTATTATGTGCACCAGCAGGGCGTAGGCATTTTAAAATTGGTAAATGATAAATTGGTCTTTGTACAAGGTAGCTCCTTTTTGGGGAAAGAACGCGTACAGGTAATGCTACCTTATACAAATAAAGATCAGGCACTAAAGCAATACCTGTTTGGCGCATTTAACAGTGGATTGTATTTATATAATGGCAGCTCGTTTACTCATTTCTCAACTGATGCTGATTCTTTATTATTCAACAACACCTTATACAAAGGCATTACGTTAAGAGATGGATCATACGCTTTGTCTACAGCAGGAAGAGGCATTGTTATTTTAGATAAACAAGGAAAAAAACTTCAGCAATTAAACAGAGAGGTTGGCTTACAGGATGAATCAGTGTACGCTGTTTACACAGACAAGAAAGGTACATTATGGATGGCATTAGATAATGGTATTTCCCGCGTAGAAGCAGCTTCTCCTTTTACACAATTCACTATACAATCAGGTATCAGCACCGCTACCATTAATGTAAATAGATTTGAAGGCGACTTGTATATAGGTACAACAAACGGACTTTTAAAGTTAAACCCCAATACGGCAAAATTTGGACAGGTAAAAGATATACCAGCCAACCAGGTATTTGCCTTGATACCAGATAGCAATAAAATGCTTGTTTCAACAGACGGACTTTTTTCCTTAGAAAATAATAAAATACATACCATAAAAGAGTCTGTTGCGGGTGACTTTTTAGTGAGTGGTCTTTACATTTCTAAAAAGAACCGAAACATACTGTTTGCTGGTTTAAGTGGAGGAATGGCTGTTTTGAAACGAAATACATCAGTCTCTCCATCCGGCAAATCTGCTGCATGGGTCTATGAAGGTCTTGTACCAGGCGTAACTGAAGATGTCTGGACTTTTGCAGAATCCAGGGATGGCTCCATATGGGCTGGTACACAACAAGGATCAATAAGGCTGACCAATTTCACTGATAATAACGGCCACCTATCATTAGCTAACATTCAGGTAAAAAAATTCGGTACAGCAGATGGCTTATCGGAAGGAAGCATCTATGTTAGCTCCATACAGGGAACGGTCTTCTTTGTATCCGGAAAATCTGTTTTCAGGTTCAATACAGACTCACAACGATTTATGGTTGATACAAGTTTTGGGAAAATGGGTTTTGGTAACGACCCCAACCAGTATGTTGTAAAAACGGATTACAAAGAACGCGTATGGTTAAACTTTGGTAAGGAAACCGCATTGGCAACACCCAAACCAGGCGGTGGATACCTAATTGAAAAAACTCCTTTCCTACCGATTGCTGACCATGTAGTTGCCAACATCTTTCCTGAACCAAACGGTATTGTATGGTTTGCAACTACCGATGGATTAATACGATACAATGAAAACCTTAAAAAAGATTATAGTGAACCTTTTACCACCCTGTTACAAAATATAATTGCGGAAAAACAGGCACTGGCGTTAACACTGTCTAGTAGTCAAAAGAAGACATTGCCCTATAATCAAAACAGTCTTCGTTTTGATTATGCAGCACCTTTTTTTGAACAGGAAAAGAAAACGCAATACCAAACCTGGTTAGAAGGCTTTGAGCCGGGCTGGTCTAACTGGGATAATAATACTTATAAAGAATACACCAATCTTCCTGGTGGCAAATATCATTTTCACGTAAGAGCAAAGAATGTTTATCAAAACATAAGTCAGGAAGCCCAATATAGCTTTACCATTAAGTTCCCTTGGTATCAAACATGGTGGGCCTATCTCCTATACATTCTTGTAGCACTGTCTGCTATTTATCTTTTTACCCGTTACCGCACCAGCAAGCTGCGCAAACAACAGATTGAATTGGAAAGAAAAGTGCAGGAACGAACCCGTGAAGTGCAACAGCAGGCAGAGGAACTAACAACTGTAAACCAGATTAGCCAGGCCCTGGCATCGCAAATAAACTTAGATGACCTGATTAAATTGGTGGGAGAACAGATGCGACAACTTTTCAAGGCGAATATTGTTTACCTGGCTTTGCTGGATAAAAAATCCAATACCATAAGCTTTCCCTATCAATATGGTGAAGCATTACAGCCAATGAAATTAGGAGAAGGCATTACTTCAAAAGTTTTAATGAGCGGTCAGCCGATTTTAATTAATAAAGATGTACATGAAGTAGCAGAGCAAATGGGTATTCGCCGTGTAGGAATACCCGCAGCGTCTTATATAGGCGTCCCCATTCCTATAGGCGATGAAGCAATAGGCGTGCTGAGTGTACAAAGCACGGTGCAAGAAAATCGTTTTTCAGATAAAGACGTACATCTTTTAAGTACAATAGCAGCCCATGTTGGAACAGCTTTACGAAAAGCCAAGCTGTTTGAAGAAGTAAAACAGGCCAGGCAGGAGGCCGATACTGCACGTAAGGCTGCAGAAGCTGCCAACGAAGCTAAAAGTGCTTTTCTTTCTACTGTAAGTCATGAATTAAGAACACCACTTACATCAGTGCTTGGTTTTGCCAAAATCATTAAAAAAAGGTTGGAAGAAAAAATACTTCCATTAGTAGATAGTTCAGACCCAAAAATAGACAAGACAGTTCACCAGGTTTCCGACAACTTAAACGTAGTGATTACTGAAGGGGAGCGGCTAACAAACCTAATTAATGATGTACTGGATCTAGCCAAAATAGAAGCTGGAAAAATGGAATGGAATCTTGAACCCATTGAAATTTCTTCAGTAGCGGAAAGGTCTATTGCAGCCACTACTTCTTTGTTTGAACAAAAAAAACTGGTACTGGAAAAACAGATACAAACTGATCTACCTGAAATTATGGGCGACCGGGATAAGTTGATACAGGTAATGGTCAACCTGATATCCAACGCTGTAAAATTTACACCTGAGGGGTCTGTTACCTGTCGTGTATATAGAAAAGACGATGAGATCGTTGTTGATATTAGTGATACAGGCATAGGCATAGCTTCTCAAGATCATGCAGCTGTTTTTGAACAATTTAAGCAAGTAGGTGGCGACACCCTTACAGATAAGCCTAAAGGTACTGGCCTAGGATTGCCCATTTGTAAAGAAATCATAGAGCACCATGGTGGCCGTATTTGGCTAGAAAGCGAACCGGGTAAAGGAAGTACATTTTCGTTTGCACTCCCCATCATCAAGTCGGATGTTAAGCTTCTTCACTTTAATGATCTGGTGAGACGACTAAATGAACAAATGAAGCAATCTACTTTAAATAGAAAAGGTAGTAAGGCAACTATTTTGGTAGTAGATGATGATGAATCAATCCGTTCCTTATTGCGTCAGGAATTAAGTGATGCCGGGTATATAATTGAAGAAGCTACAAATGGAAAAGAAGCTTTATCAAAAGTAAGGGCTAATCGGCCAGACCTTGTCATTCTGGATATTATGATGCCGGAAATGAATGGCTTTGACGTGGCAGCCATTCTTAAGAATGATCCCTTCACCATGGACATTCCTATACTGGTATTATCAATTATTCAGGATAAAGCACGTGGCTACCGGATAGGTGTAGATCAATATCTTACCAAACCGATAGATACAACCAAATTGTTTGATGAGGTAGGGCACCTTTTGGAACAAGGTAAGTCGAAGAAAAAAGTAATGGTAGTGGATGAAGACAAAAACGCAATACACACCTTGACCGATGTGTTAGCAGCAAAAGGTTACCATGTGGTTGAATCTGATGGTAAGGAATTGATACAAAAAGCAATTGATGCAAAACCAGATATTATTATACTTAATGCTTTGGTATCCAGAAAACAGGAAATTGTTCAGAGCTTAAGATTTGAGAAAGGACTAGAGAACGTATTGTTCATCATATATCAACCACCTAAGTAG